From Mucilaginibacter rubeus, a single genomic window includes:
- a CDS encoding TonB-dependent receptor, whose amino-acid sequence MKSLNLITIITAWLSFLLTAETNAQGKIQGTITDEHKLPLPSVIIRLLRMSDSVLYTATTSDQTGKFHFNQVPEGRYLLNLSFVGFRKAFIPDLSINKKDTTIDIGEIKLVPASNMLGEVTIEAPTPHIQKLIDKTVINVDRNIANTGTNVLELIKKLPGVQVTPDGQITLNGHSGINIMLDGRSTYLSAEDLSNLLTGMSSNDIQKIEIMTNPSAKYDAAGTAGIINIVHKKNTQSGLNGNFNGGFGAGTYNRYNSGLSVSYRTKKYSYYINGSYFDNKTLLKGNAINNILQENALLTENISATNRVTAGTAYNAAAGLDLYLRKGATLTLLSNISTRRTSEAITSSTDIFNHDQTKTGSEAFNALNRDKPFNYMAGFQLQKKLDTLGKQWSAGIDYSSFIYKPLQQTATTMFNSNGDFQSQENILLDESRRLYIVGAKADYVLPLINHARIETGFKSSYVKTNNENNYYQQADGYNVIDPQKSDYSTNWENINAAYINFNGEYGKLSLQGGLRAEQTVMKGHQLLADISINRNYVQLFPTLFANYKLGDQSILNFQFGRRTNRPDYHELVPFRRPLSSLLYFQGNPFLQPEQSWHQEITWAYQNTLFLTAAYETTSNYVRTLPYLDQNKTTMTRIPTNVQGAHSYNLSMSYNKDLLKWLTTNTSVTVYKNSFTGNVSGFSLNDPGINTVDIVSNNTFRCTDKLSMEADWEYESKRRFIGSTYGGYTTLNLAMKQKLFHSKAAITINGINVLNSDKRSSTDRYLNLYQYTFNRFYTRSVLLSFSYRFGNDKLSGARHKSGSEEEQRRAEN is encoded by the coding sequence ATGAAATCATTAAATCTCATTACAATAATAACAGCATGGCTTTCCTTTCTGCTTACCGCAGAAACAAACGCTCAGGGAAAAATTCAGGGAACAATAACAGATGAACATAAACTACCACTGCCATCGGTAATAATCAGGCTTTTGAGAATGTCAGATTCTGTGCTATACACGGCAACAACGAGTGATCAGACTGGTAAATTTCACTTCAACCAGGTTCCGGAAGGCAGATATCTGTTAAACCTGAGTTTTGTAGGTTTTAGAAAAGCATTTATACCTGATTTGTCAATCAATAAGAAAGACACCACTATCGATATAGGCGAGATCAAATTGGTTCCGGCATCGAATATGCTTGGGGAAGTAACTATCGAAGCACCTACACCACACATCCAAAAGCTTATTGACAAAACTGTTATCAATGTCGATAGAAATATCGCTAATACTGGTACTAACGTATTGGAATTGATAAAAAAGCTACCCGGAGTTCAGGTTACCCCTGACGGACAGATCACATTAAACGGTCATTCAGGGATCAATATCATGCTCGACGGTAGAAGCACTTACCTTTCTGCCGAAGATCTGAGCAACCTGCTGACTGGGATGTCTTCAAACGATATTCAAAAAATAGAAATCATGACTAATCCATCAGCCAAATATGACGCGGCGGGAACAGCCGGGATCATTAATATTGTACATAAGAAAAATACCCAAAGTGGACTGAATGGAAATTTCAACGGCGGCTTTGGGGCCGGCACCTATAATCGTTACAATAGCGGCTTAAGCGTTAGTTATAGAACGAAAAAGTACAGCTATTATATAAATGGCAGTTATTTCGACAACAAAACGCTATTGAAGGGTAACGCCATCAACAACATATTGCAGGAAAATGCTCTGCTAACGGAAAACATTTCTGCTACAAATAGAGTAACTGCCGGAACCGCATATAATGCCGCCGCGGGTCTGGATCTATACCTGCGTAAAGGCGCCACATTAACATTGCTTAGTAATATTTCTACCCGAAGAACAAGTGAGGCTATCACTTCCTCAACTGATATATTCAACCATGATCAAACCAAAACTGGAAGCGAAGCATTTAATGCATTGAACAGGGATAAACCATTTAACTATATGGCTGGCTTTCAATTGCAAAAAAAGTTGGATACACTTGGTAAACAGTGGTCTGCAGGTATAGATTATTCAAGTTTCATTTATAAGCCCTTGCAACAGACTGCAACTACAATGTTCAACTCTAATGGAGATTTTCAAAGCCAGGAAAATATCTTACTTGATGAATCAAGGCGGCTTTATATTGTTGGCGCAAAGGCAGATTACGTTTTACCATTAATAAATCACGCGCGGATAGAGACCGGTTTTAAATCCAGCTATGTAAAAACCAATAATGAGAACAACTATTACCAACAGGCAGACGGCTATAATGTGATTGATCCGCAAAAAAGTGACTATAGCACCAATTGGGAAAATATCAACGCCGCGTATATCAACTTTAACGGCGAGTACGGCAAACTCTCACTACAGGGCGGTTTGCGGGCCGAACAAACTGTAATGAAAGGCCATCAGCTGCTCGCCGATATCTCTATAAACAGGAACTATGTTCAGCTGTTCCCGACGCTTTTTGCGAACTATAAACTTGGAGATCAAAGTATACTTAATTTTCAGTTCGGCCGGAGAACAAACAGACCGGATTATCATGAACTTGTTCCCTTTCGACGCCCCCTATCTTCACTGCTTTATTTTCAGGGGAACCCATTTCTGCAGCCAGAACAAAGTTGGCACCAGGAGATAACCTGGGCGTATCAAAACACCTTATTCCTGACGGCCGCATATGAAACAACGAGTAATTACGTACGGACTTTACCTTATCTCGATCAGAATAAAACAACCATGACACGAATTCCAACTAATGTACAAGGAGCCCATTCCTACAACCTTAGCATGAGTTATAATAAAGATCTGTTGAAATGGTTAACTACCAATACCTCGGTCACAGTATATAAAAATTCATTTACCGGCAATGTAAGTGGTTTCAGTTTAAACGATCCCGGGATAAACACGGTTGATATAGTATCCAATAATACCTTTCGTTGCACCGATAAACTATCTATGGAGGCGGATTGGGAATATGAATCAAAACGCCGCTTTATAGGGTCGACCTATGGCGGGTATACGACACTAAACCTTGCTATGAAACAAAAGTTATTTCATAGCAAGGCCGCTATAACTATCAATGGTATTAATGTGCTAAACAGCGACAAGCGAAGCAGTACGGATCGTTATTTAAACCTTTACCAGTATACTTTTAACCGCTTTTATACAAGGTCGGTATTGCTGAGCTTCAGTTACCGTTTTGGGAACGACAAACTTTCCGGTGCCCGGCATAAATCCGGATCGGAAGAAGAACAACGACGAGCCGAAAATTGA
- a CDS encoding beta-galactosidase, with protein sequence MKNNIIRLFLCICLLSSSMAMGQQQINEPFKIGTESFMLNGKPFVIRCGEMHFARIPRAYWRHRLKMAKAVGLNTVCAYLFWNFHETSPGKFTWEGQADAAEFCKIAQEEGLYVLLRPGPYACAEWEFGGLPWWLLKKKDIKLRTQDPYYMERCRLYLKEVGRVLAPLQITNGGPIIMTQVENEYGSYGSDKEYMLKTRDYLKEAGFIVPLFSCDGTVQLKNDVQKDIFAVVNFGNNPEAAFKALREVQPTGPLMCGEYYPGWFDSWGAPHHTGSNDHLIKELGWMLDRNASFSIYMIHGGTSFGLWAGANCQPYTPETSSYDYDAPISENGNATPKFDELRNTLKKYLQPGEVLTDVPAPIPVQKIAPFNLTAVAPIMPQLSKPVLSDTTLFMEDLNQGYGMMLYETNLPAGAKRKLDFTEVHDYAEVFIGNKLIGVLNRMKNEHVINIPELSKPAKLRVLVEAMGRVNYGYYLPDRKGLQGEVYSITGEEKVMLKGWKHYSIPLGEGNPQFKYSAINTIPKLNGPGFYKGHFKTNSKSDFYLDMRWFKKGVAWINGHCLGRYWNIGPTQTMYVPGVWLNNGKNEVVVLDLHRPAAARLQGLDKPILDSLTTSEIISSNHRKAAQKFGNNQNSLIYTGAMENTGKWQTFTFSPKNGRYLALEAINNFTGDQFAALAEVELLDEHGDQLPRNSWKVVYVDSEELKGNDGKSENLFDLQYTSIWHSQWKDLAPKYPHQVVIDLGSKTTIGSIKMLPRQDMETGRIKEFKVYLANQLFNGL encoded by the coding sequence ATGAAAAATAATATCATCAGATTATTCCTTTGTATATGCTTACTGAGTTCCAGCATGGCTATGGGGCAGCAGCAAATAAATGAACCTTTTAAAATCGGCACCGAGTCATTTATGCTAAACGGAAAACCATTTGTTATTCGTTGCGGCGAAATGCATTTTGCACGTATCCCCAGGGCCTACTGGCGGCACCGGTTAAAAATGGCTAAAGCGGTTGGTTTAAATACCGTTTGTGCTTATCTATTTTGGAATTTTCATGAAACATCGCCGGGGAAATTTACGTGGGAGGGACAGGCAGACGCAGCTGAGTTTTGCAAAATAGCCCAGGAAGAGGGGCTGTATGTACTGTTGCGTCCGGGGCCATACGCATGCGCCGAATGGGAATTTGGCGGCTTACCATGGTGGTTGCTGAAAAAGAAAGATATTAAGTTACGTACGCAGGATCCGTATTATATGGAGCGTTGCCGCTTGTATTTAAAAGAAGTTGGCCGTGTTTTAGCTCCGCTGCAAATTACAAACGGCGGCCCCATTATCATGACACAGGTTGAAAATGAATATGGCAGCTACGGATCTGATAAAGAATACATGCTAAAAACACGAGACTATTTAAAAGAGGCGGGTTTTATTGTTCCGCTGTTTAGCTGTGATGGCACGGTTCAATTAAAAAACGATGTACAAAAGGATATTTTTGCTGTAGTTAACTTCGGCAATAACCCAGAGGCTGCCTTTAAAGCACTGCGTGAAGTACAACCTACCGGCCCGTTAATGTGCGGCGAATATTATCCGGGCTGGTTTGATAGTTGGGGCGCGCCTCATCATACCGGCTCAAATGACCATCTTATCAAAGAGTTGGGGTGGATGCTTGACCGTAACGCTTCCTTCAGTATTTATATGATCCACGGTGGTACGTCCTTTGGTTTATGGGCAGGAGCCAACTGTCAGCCGTACACGCCCGAAACCTCCAGCTATGATTACGATGCGCCAATAAGCGAAAATGGAAACGCTACGCCTAAGTTTGATGAACTTCGTAACACGCTGAAAAAATATCTTCAACCGGGTGAGGTGTTGACAGATGTACCGGCTCCAATACCTGTACAAAAAATAGCACCTTTTAATCTTACCGCGGTTGCACCTATAATGCCACAATTAAGCAAACCCGTGCTTAGCGATACTACCTTGTTCATGGAAGACCTGAACCAGGGCTACGGAATGATGCTTTATGAAACAAACTTACCGGCCGGTGCTAAAAGGAAACTCGATTTTACTGAGGTGCATGATTATGCGGAAGTGTTTATAGGAAATAAACTCATCGGGGTATTAAACCGGATGAAGAATGAACATGTAATCAATATTCCCGAGCTATCTAAACCAGCAAAACTTCGCGTGCTTGTTGAGGCTATGGGGCGGGTTAATTATGGCTATTACCTGCCTGATCGTAAAGGATTACAAGGGGAAGTTTACAGTATAACCGGAGAAGAAAAGGTTATGCTGAAAGGTTGGAAACATTATTCAATTCCGTTAGGGGAGGGCAATCCTCAATTTAAATACAGCGCCATAAATACAATTCCTAAACTTAACGGGCCTGGCTTTTACAAAGGACACTTTAAAACAAACAGTAAAAGTGATTTTTATCTGGATATGCGTTGGTTTAAAAAAGGAGTGGCCTGGATAAATGGGCATTGCCTTGGTCGTTACTGGAATATAGGGCCAACGCAAACTATGTATGTGCCTGGTGTATGGTTGAATAACGGAAAGAATGAGGTTGTTGTACTGGACTTGCACCGCCCGGCGGCTGCACGCCTGCAAGGCCTGGATAAGCCCATTCTTGACAGCCTTACAACCAGTGAAATCATCAGTAGTAACCATCGCAAGGCGGCCCAAAAGTTTGGAAATAACCAGAATAGCCTGATATACACAGGCGCAATGGAAAATACCGGGAAATGGCAAACGTTTACATTTTCTCCCAAAAATGGACGATATCTTGCCCTTGAAGCGATAAATAATTTTACGGGAGACCAGTTTGCAGCTTTAGCAGAAGTAGAGTTGCTGGATGAGCATGGCGACCAACTTCCCCGTAATTCGTGGAAAGTTGTTTATGTTGATAGTGAGGAACTAAAGGGCAACGATGGTAAATCTGAAAACCTGTTTGATTTACAATATACCAGTATCTGGCACAGCCAATGGAAGGACCTCGCTCCAAAATATCCCCACCAAGTAGTTATTGATCTGGGAAGCAAAACAACCATTGGCAGTATTAAAATGTTACCACGCCAAGATATGGAAACCGGGAGGATTAAAGAGTTCAAAGTTTACCTGGCAAATCAACTATTTAATGGTCTGTAA
- a CDS encoding alpha-N-acetylglucosaminidase, producing the protein MRKLTYLLVLLLPLQLFAQQFDPVKALVKRRAPWLSDHVIFKPLKSNSPGVFKLQTINNKLVISASGSNAAAVGVNWYLKYYCHRSMSHMGDNLTPVLPLPVVNKKTTIEAAAVYRYALNYCTYNYTMSFYTWADWEREIDWMALNGVNTMLAVDGMEAVWQNTLRKVGYNEKEINDFIVGPAYTAWWLMGNIEGWGGPMPQSQIDNRKLIQQKMMKRMHELGIEPVLQGFYGMVPSSLKSKSKAHIIDQLTWGAFKRPDILDPTDPEFSRIAGIYYTEMQALYGKNIRFFAGDPFHEGGKTDGVDLKKAGAAIQASMQKYYPGSTWVLQGWQDNPKQAMLDGLDKSKILVQELFGEFTNNWKKRKAYDGSPFIWCSVNNFGERPGLYGKLQRFADEVDSARNSDYSKYLKGVGIMPEGINNNPPDYDLMLELGWRKAHVDTKNWINDYAEYRYGKQNEHTSNAWQGFLQTVYHSRPGYQEGAGESIFCARPALKVKSISSWGTLTRDYDTVQFEKAVKEFAKALPVLGSSATYKIDLINMVRQVLANKGTLVFNDLVTAYNNKDLQAFNEKSTKFLSMIKLTDELLNTDKYFRLNTYLKQAINSGNTPGEKTNNLKNILMQITYWGENNRAEDNLHEYAYKEWAGLIDNYYLPRWEIYFNYLRGNLQGQNNPEPDFFTWEHKWVDDNLKFAPEKPARSLQEVVNEILAM; encoded by the coding sequence ATGCGGAAATTAACTTACCTGCTTGTTTTATTACTCCCATTACAGCTTTTTGCCCAACAGTTTGATCCTGTAAAAGCATTGGTAAAAAGGCGTGCACCCTGGTTGAGCGATCATGTGATTTTCAAACCACTAAAAAGCAACAGCCCCGGAGTATTTAAACTGCAAACCATAAATAACAAACTGGTTATATCAGCCTCGGGCAGTAATGCCGCTGCCGTTGGTGTAAACTGGTATTTAAAATACTATTGTCATCGTTCCATGTCGCACATGGGCGATAACCTGACACCGGTACTTCCACTGCCCGTAGTTAACAAAAAGACAACCATAGAGGCGGCAGCGGTATACCGCTACGCGTTAAATTACTGTACCTACAATTACACCATGAGTTTTTACACCTGGGCAGATTGGGAACGGGAAATTGATTGGATGGCATTAAATGGAGTTAATACGATGCTTGCCGTTGACGGTATGGAAGCAGTGTGGCAAAACACGCTGAGAAAGGTAGGTTATAATGAAAAAGAGATCAACGATTTTATAGTAGGCCCGGCATATACCGCATGGTGGCTGATGGGTAATATTGAAGGTTGGGGAGGTCCTATGCCCCAAAGCCAGATTGACAACCGGAAGCTGATTCAGCAAAAAATGATGAAGCGGATGCACGAATTAGGCATAGAGCCTGTGTTGCAGGGCTTTTATGGCATGGTACCAAGCTCATTAAAAAGTAAAAGTAAAGCCCACATCATCGATCAGTTAACCTGGGGAGCCTTTAAAAGGCCGGATATACTTGACCCTACCGATCCTGAATTTAGCCGCATAGCAGGAATTTATTACACCGAAATGCAGGCATTATATGGTAAGAATATTCGCTTTTTTGCCGGCGATCCTTTTCATGAGGGAGGTAAAACAGATGGCGTTGACCTAAAGAAAGCAGGGGCTGCCATACAGGCATCCATGCAAAAATATTACCCGGGCTCAACCTGGGTGTTACAAGGCTGGCAGGATAACCCCAAACAAGCCATGCTTGATGGGCTTGATAAATCAAAAATACTGGTACAGGAACTTTTTGGCGAGTTCACCAACAACTGGAAAAAACGTAAGGCTTATGATGGTAGTCCGTTTATTTGGTGCAGCGTAAATAACTTTGGTGAACGCCCTGGTCTTTACGGAAAACTGCAACGCTTTGCTGATGAGGTAGACAGCGCCAGGAACAGCGATTATAGCAAGTACCTTAAAGGGGTAGGCATCATGCCCGAAGGTATCAATAACAATCCTCCCGATTATGACTTAATGCTTGAATTAGGCTGGCGTAAGGCTCATGTAGATACTAAAAACTGGATCAATGATTACGCGGAATATAGGTATGGCAAGCAAAATGAACACACCAGTAACGCATGGCAGGGCTTTTTACAAACCGTATACCACAGTCGCCCGGGGTACCAGGAAGGGGCTGGCGAATCTATCTTCTGTGCAAGGCCTGCGCTGAAGGTTAAATCGATATCAAGCTGGGGCACACTAACGCGCGATTATGATACCGTACAATTTGAAAAAGCTGTAAAAGAATTTGCCAAAGCATTACCGGTGTTGGGCAGCTCCGCCACTTATAAAATAGACCTGATCAATATGGTTAGGCAGGTACTGGCCAATAAAGGAACGCTTGTTTTTAATGACCTGGTAACTGCCTATAACAACAAAGATTTGCAGGCTTTCAATGAAAAAAGCACGAAGTTCCTCAGCATGATCAAATTAACAGATGAATTATTGAATACGGACAAGTACTTCAGGCTCAACACCTACCTTAAACAAGCCATAAATAGCGGTAATACGCCGGGAGAAAAGACGAATAACCTGAAAAACATTCTGATGCAGATAACTTATTGGGGCGAAAACAATCGCGCAGAGGATAACCTGCATGAATATGCTTACAAAGAGTGGGCCGGCCTGATAGATAATTATTACCTGCCGCGATGGGAAATTTATTTTAACTACCTAAGAGGAAACCTGCAAGGTCAAAATAATCCCGAGCCCGATTTCTTTACATGGGAGCACAAATGGGTCGATGATAATCTGAAGTTTGCTCCTGAAAAACCGGCAAGGTCTCTACAGGAAGTAGTTAACGAAATTTTAGCCATGTAA
- a CDS encoding alpha-L-fucosidase, which produces MLRKLLPGICLLLYSQVLFAQNEHTYQVPKDSLVRQKLAQWQDRKFGLFMHWGTYSQWGVAESWTICPDDEVKRTGPYSDDYFTYKKAYENLQTTFNPLNFNPEKWVRAAKAAGMSYVVFTTKHHDGFSMFDTKQTDYKITDPKTPFSKNIRSNVTKEIFNAFRNENFMVGAYFSKPDWHNQNYWWPYYPPKDHNVNYSPQRYSERWQKFKDFTYNQIEELMTGYGKIDILWLDGGWVRPLDENDNDPQHYNQDLDMAKIAKMSRDHQPGLIMVDRTVAGEFENYTTPEQEVPDKPLPYPWETCMTIGKYWSYVPNDEFKTSLQLVQTLIKIVSRGGNLLLNIAPGPDGDWNPVAYQRLQDIADWIKINGEGIYGSEPVAPYSAGNIYFTKSKTTKSLYAFWLSETETVNFPANITFPVNNIETLKKVCLLGSVQKLKWNYKNGLLSIQIPKGLQKSTTLKYSSAFVLKY; this is translated from the coding sequence ATGTTACGGAAACTCCTGCCTGGTATTTGTCTCCTTTTATATAGCCAGGTTTTATTTGCGCAAAACGAGCACACTTACCAGGTGCCCAAAGATTCGCTGGTGAGGCAAAAGCTTGCCCAATGGCAAGACCGAAAATTTGGTTTATTTATGCATTGGGGTACGTACAGCCAATGGGGAGTTGCTGAAAGCTGGACAATTTGTCCTGATGATGAGGTTAAACGAACCGGCCCATACAGTGATGATTATTTTACCTACAAAAAAGCCTACGAAAACCTACAAACTACGTTTAACCCACTTAACTTCAACCCTGAAAAATGGGTGAGGGCAGCTAAAGCCGCCGGAATGAGTTATGTAGTATTTACAACCAAACATCATGATGGCTTTAGCATGTTTGATACCAAACAAACCGATTATAAAATTACAGATCCTAAAACACCCTTTTCAAAGAATATACGAAGCAATGTAACTAAAGAAATATTCAACGCTTTTCGTAATGAAAATTTTATGGTTGGGGCATATTTTTCCAAACCCGATTGGCACAATCAAAACTATTGGTGGCCCTATTATCCGCCTAAAGATCACAACGTTAATTACAGCCCGCAACGCTACTCCGAACGCTGGCAAAAATTTAAAGATTTTACCTATAACCAAATTGAAGAATTGATGACCGGGTATGGCAAGATTGATATTTTATGGCTGGATGGGGGCTGGGTAAGGCCTTTAGATGAAAACGATAACGATCCGCAACATTATAACCAGGACCTTGATATGGCTAAAATAGCAAAAATGAGCCGCGATCATCAGCCTGGCCTTATCATGGTTGATCGCACGGTTGCCGGTGAGTTTGAAAACTATACCACCCCTGAACAAGAGGTACCCGATAAGCCACTGCCCTACCCTTGGGAAACCTGTATGACTATTGGTAAATATTGGAGCTATGTGCCTAATGATGAATTTAAAACCAGCCTGCAATTAGTTCAAACCCTTATAAAAATAGTATCGCGGGGAGGCAATCTGCTGCTCAATATTGCACCGGGACCTGATGGCGATTGGAACCCGGTTGCCTATCAGCGATTACAAGATATTGCCGATTGGATAAAAATTAACGGAGAGGGCATTTATGGTTCAGAACCGGTAGCTCCTTACTCAGCAGGCAATATCTATTTTACTAAATCAAAAACCACAAAATCGTTATACGCATTCTGGCTATCTGAAACAGAAACGGTAAACTTCCCTGCCAATATTACTTTCCCGGTAAACAACATAGAAACACTTAAAAAAGTATGTTTACTGGGCAGTGTTCAAAAACTAAAATGGAATTACAAAAACGGGCTACTAAGCATTCAAATACCCAAGGGGTTACAAAAGAGCACCACTTTAAAATATAGTAGTGCTTTTGTATTGAAATATTAG
- a CDS encoding LacI family DNA-binding transcriptional regulator: protein MEKIPTIKDIAKRLKISASTVSRALHGHPSIGLVTTMRVNKIASELNYIPNKAAISFKQGKTCTIGVILPDFSEAFFASALSAIEDYASKKSYNVFIGQSLENPEKERSILETMKNHRLDGIIISLSKNTKNFEIFEQLKKYNIPVVFFDRIPGLNDIHYSACNLQPGMQQAVDCLIEKGHRNIGLINGPSPLEASKERLDSYKTALGKHGIVINDDLIVSSDLSSTQNQYAMRRLLSLTTKPTAVIAFNDYVARDAMAIVKSNNMIVNHDISFISFANLPIWSFIDNPPLASIEQFPKEQGIKAAEILFELIDSQLEEVPSAPVFHRALFDASMVSYRVNSVA, encoded by the coding sequence ATGGAAAAGATTCCCACAATTAAAGACATAGCCAAACGCTTAAAAATAAGTGCTTCAACGGTGTCCCGGGCATTACATGGACATCCAAGCATCGGTCTGGTGACTACGATGCGGGTTAACAAAATCGCAAGTGAATTAAATTATATACCTAATAAAGCTGCCATATCTTTTAAGCAAGGAAAAACATGCACTATTGGTGTTATACTTCCCGATTTTTCTGAAGCTTTTTTTGCTTCGGCCCTTAGTGCAATTGAAGATTATGCCAGCAAAAAAAGCTACAACGTTTTTATAGGGCAATCATTAGAAAACCCCGAAAAAGAGCGAAGTATCCTGGAAACGATGAAAAATCATCGTTTAGATGGTATTATCATCTCCCTAAGTAAAAACACCAAAAACTTTGAAATATTTGAACAATTAAAAAAGTATAATATTCCAGTTGTGTTTTTCGACCGGATTCCCGGTTTGAATGATATTCATTATTCGGCCTGTAACCTCCAGCCGGGAATGCAGCAGGCTGTTGATTGTTTAATAGAAAAAGGACATCGTAACATTGGGCTAATTAACGGGCCTTCACCGTTGGAGGCCAGTAAAGAGCGCCTGGATAGCTATAAAACGGCGCTTGGTAAACATGGAATTGTGATCAATGATGACCTGATTGTTTCTTCAGATCTGTCTTCGACACAAAACCAATACGCTATGCGACGGCTGCTATCTTTAACCACTAAGCCCACGGCAGTTATCGCTTTTAACGATTACGTTGCCCGCGATGCGATGGCTATAGTTAAAAGCAATAATATGATTGTTAATCACGATATCAGTTTCATCAGTTTCGCAAATTTACCCATCTGGAGTTTTATAGACAACCCACCACTGGCCTCTATCGAACAGTTCCCGAAAGAGCAGGGGATAAAAGCGGCCGAGATCCTTTTTGAACTGATTGACAGCCAGCTTGAGGAAGTACCATCAGCCCCAGTTTTTCATCGGGCTTTATTTGATGCCAGTATGGTATCTTACCGGGTAAATTCTGTAGCCTAA
- a CDS encoding DUF1565 domain-containing protein: MKFYITVWLLCFFAISTMATCKKNADRHNKPLSDSAHAYYVAVDGSDNNKGSINAPFQTINAALSHAIPGDVIMVRGGRYYDKVVFPKPGIKNKTITLKAYPGEKPVLDGSKIIVTGWAALVTLRNVAYITLDGFEICNLTSSAHGVDPEGIAIDSNSHDITIKNCDIHNIKNNASLADWRSGHAILVIGNGTAAITNLVITGCEVHDTQTGTSENVTLAGNVDGFIFSHNKVYDTENIGVIVAGGDNLNPKGALATNYARNGVISDNEFHDNTMTKTPETWGADRYGAISIYVCGGANTIIERNIVYNSDRGIGLVSESNIYATKTTIVRNNFVYNCYRTGIYMGDYLNYTTGGTKDCYVVNNTLYQNDRVLGAFGEIEGEIRLTEHCDNNVIKNNIVFARPVDVFIHKYTTTGSNNIIDNNLYYTTGTPQWIWNSTNGAPLTSFDAWKATSDNDANSTNGLDPLLLSTAKPDLRIQSSSPAKNSGVVISVDINGKTDIDEKARIVNRQISKGAFQ; this comes from the coding sequence ATGAAATTTTATATCACTGTTTGGCTTTTATGTTTTTTCGCCATAAGTACGATGGCCACTTGTAAAAAGAATGCCGATAGGCATAATAAACCATTATCAGACAGCGCTCATGCTTACTACGTTGCTGTTGATGGATCTGACAATAATAAAGGTTCCATCAATGCGCCTTTTCAAACCATTAATGCTGCGTTAAGTCATGCCATACCTGGCGACGTTATCATGGTTAGGGGCGGCAGGTATTATGACAAAGTAGTATTCCCTAAACCGGGAATAAAGAATAAAACAATTACGTTAAAAGCATATCCGGGAGAGAAGCCTGTGCTTGACGGTAGCAAAATAATAGTTACAGGCTGGGCGGCGTTAGTTACGCTACGCAATGTGGCCTATATCACTTTGGATGGTTTTGAGATTTGTAATTTGACCAGTTCTGCACACGGTGTTGATCCGGAGGGGATTGCTATCGACAGTAACTCGCATGATATCACCATTAAAAACTGCGATATCCATAATATAAAAAACAATGCTTCATTGGCCGATTGGCGCAGCGGACACGCCATCTTGGTAATAGGTAACGGAACCGCAGCAATTACCAACCTGGTTATTACCGGCTGTGAGGTACATGATACCCAAACCGGAACGAGTGAAAATGTAACCCTTGCAGGTAATGTAGATGGCTTTATCTTCAGCCATAATAAAGTTTACGACACGGAAAATATAGGTGTAATTGTAGCGGGCGGCGATAATCTTAATCCTAAAGGAGCGCTTGCCACCAACTATGCCCGTAACGGCGTAATAAGCGATAACGAATTTCACGATAACACCATGACCAAAACTCCCGAAACATGGGGGGCCGACAGGTATGGCGCTATTTCTATTTATGTATGTGGTGGCGCCAACACTATCATCGAAAGAAACATAGTATATAACAGCGATAGGGGAATAGGCCTGGTAAGTGAAAGTAACATATATGCCACCAAAACTACCATTGTACGAAACAACTTTGTATATAACTGTTATCGCACGGGCATATACATGGGCGATTATTTAAACTATACAACCGGTGGTACTAAAGATTGTTATGTTGTTAATAATACCCTGTATCAAAACGACCGTGTTTTAGGTGCCTTTGGTGAGATAGAAGGGGAGATAAGGCTTACCGAACATTGCGATAATAACGTGATCAAAAACAATATTGTATTTGCCCGACCAGTTGATGTATTTATTCATAAGTATACCACCACTGGCAGCAACAACATTATCGATAACAATTTATATTACACCACAGGCACACCACAATGGATCTGGAACAGTACCAACGGTGCGCCGCTTACCTCTTTTGATGCCTGGAAAGCCACCAGCGATAACGATGCTAATTCAACCAATGGTCTCGACCCTCTTCTGTTGAGCACGGCAAAGCCTGATTTACGCATACAATCATCTTCGCCTGCAAAAAATTCGGGAGTGGTTATTTCTGTTGATATAAACGGTAAAACGGATATCGATGAGAAGGCGCGTATTGTTAACAGGCAAATAAGTAAAGGTGCCTTTCAGTAA